In one Lycium barbarum isolate Lr01 chromosome 7, ASM1917538v2, whole genome shotgun sequence genomic region, the following are encoded:
- the LOC132602184 gene encoding defensin-like protein 19, with protein MAKCTAFIALLFCLLLVAATEMQMAEGKYCWKKNHKWHGPCHYSFKCSQHCKHWFGAEYGVCKKYQWGHKHHHLTNYACYCYSACH; from the exons ATGGCTAAATGCACAGCCTTCATTGCCCTCCTCTTTTGTCTTCTCCTTGTTGCTGCTACTG AAATGCAAATGGCAGAAGGAAAATATTGTTGGAAGAAAAATCACAAGTGGCATGGACCTTGCCACTATTCTTTCAAATGTAGCCAGCACTGCAAGCACTGGTTTGGAGCTGAATATGGTGTTTGTAAGAAATATCAATGGGGACACAAACATCATCACTTGACAAATTATGCTTGCTATTGCTACTCTGCTTGCCATTAA